The genomic DNA TGGCGATCTACACGGCGCTCCAGGCGTGGAACGGCTTCCTCTTCCCGCTGATCCTGACGCAGTCCGAGGAGAACCGGGTGCTGACCCTCGGTCTCTTCAACTTCATGACCCAGTTCGGAGTCAACATCCCCGCCGTTCTGGCCGCGATCGTCCTCTCCGTCGTACCCATCTTCGCCGTCTACCTCGTGGCACGGAAGGCGCTGATCAACGGACTGATGGGGGTGGGCGGCAAGTAACACACCCACGCCGCCCCGCACCACCCACTCATGAGAGGAACCCCTGCCGCCATGGCAATCCCACCTGCCCAGCATGTCCACCAGGCCTCCCGGCCCACCGCCGTCGACGGCCCGTGGCGCGACCCTTCACTCACCCCCGAGACACGGGTGGCCGACCTCGTCGCCCGGATGACGCTGGAGGAGAAGGCCGCGCAGCTGTACGGAGTATGGGTGGGCGCCGACGTGGACGGTGACGGGGTCGCACCGCACCAGAACGACATGGTCGACCCGGTCGACCTGGACGAGCTCACCACCCGCGGCCTGGGTCAGCTGACCAGGCCGTTCGGCACCGCGCCGGTCGACCCCGGCGTCGGCGCAGTCTCCCTGGCCCGCGCCCAGGAGCGGATCGTGGAGGCCGGCCGGTTCGGTGTCCCGGCGCTCGCCCACGAGGAGTGCCTCGCGGGCTTCACCGCCTGGGGCGCCACCGCCTATCCCGTCCCGCTGTCCTGGGGAGCCGCCTGGAACCCGGAGCTGGTCACCGAGATGGCCCACCGCATCGGCCGCGACATGCGGTCGGTGGGCATCCACCAGGGGCTGGCACCCGTTCTCGACGTGGTGCGTGACCTGCGCTGGGGCCGGGTGGAGGAGACCATCGGCGAGGACCCTTACCTGGTCGCCACCATCGGCACCGCGTACGTCCGCGGCCTGGAATCAGCCGGGATCGTCGCCACCCTCAAGCACTTCGCCGGATACGCCGCCTCGGCGGGCGCCCGTAACCTCTCTCCGGTCCGGGCCGGTGCGCGCGAGATGGCCGACGTCATCCTCCCGCCCTTCGAGATGGCACTGCGGGAAGGCGGCGCCCGCTCGGTGATGCACTCGTACGCCGAGATCGACGGTGTTCCCGCGGCGGCCGACCCGGCGCTGCTCACCGAACTGCTCAGGGACACCTGGGGGTTCGACGGCACCGTCGTCGCCGACTACTTCGGCATCGGCTTCCTGGAGACACTGCACAAGGTCGCCGCGGACCGCGGCGACGCCGCCCGCCTCGCGTTGAGCGCGGGGGTCGACGTGGAACTGCCCACCGTCCGCAGTTACGGCGATGCGCTCGTCGCCGCCGTACGGGACGGCTCCGTGGCCGAGGAGCTGGTCGACCGGGCGCTGAACCGGGTCCTGCTGCAGAAGTGCGAACTCGGACTGCTCGACCCGGAATGGTCGCCGCTGCCGGCCGCGCTGATTGGGGCCGACCCCGAGCAGGCGCGTGCCACGGTGGACCTCGACCCGCCGGAGAACCGGGCACTCGCCCGGCAGCTGGCCGAGCAGGCAGTCGTGCTGCTCGCCAACTCCGGCGGTGCGCTGCCGCTGCGCGGCGACGGCCGGATCGCGGTCGTCGGGCCGCGCGCCGACGACGCGCTGGCCATGCTCGGCTGCTACTCCTTCCCCAGCCACGTCGGGGTCTCGCACCCCGAGGTGCCGATGGGGATCGACATTCCGACCGTGCTCGAAGCGCTGCGGGGGGAGTTCCCCGGGGCGGACATCGGCTCGGCGGCCGGCTGCGACGTGGACGGCACGGACACCTCCGGCATCGAGGCGGCGGCCGAACTCGCCCGCCACAGCGATGTGTGCATCGCCGTGCTCGGCGACCGGGCCGGGCTGTTCGGCCGCGGCACCTCCGGTGAGGGCTGCGACGCCGCCGACCTCGCCCTGCCCGGTGTCCAGGGCGAACTGCTCGACGCGCTGCTGGCCACCGGAACCCCGGTGATCCTGGTGCTGCTGACGGGCCGTCCGTATGCGCTGGGCCGCTGGGCGGACCGGACGGCCGCGACCGTGCAGGCGTTCTTCCCCGGCGAGGAGGGCGGTCCGGCACTGGCCGGTGTGCTCTCCGGCCGCGTGAACCCCTCGGGCCGGCTGCCGGTCGGTGTCCCGCACGGCCCGGGCGGCCAGCCGTGGACGTATCTGCAACCGCCGCTGGGGCTGGCGAGCGGGGTCAGCAACCTGGACCCGACGCCGCTCCACCCCTTCGGACACGGTCTGTCGTACACCTCGTTCGAGTGGGAGGCCGGCGCCGCTGCCCCGGCCGAGCTCCCCACCGACGGTTCCACCGACATCGAACTCACCGTTCGCAACAGCGGGGACCGTGACGGCGCCGAGGTGGTGCAGCTCTACGTGCACGACCCGGTCGCCCAGACCACCCGCCCGGAGTCGCGGCTGATCGGGTACGCCCGGGTGCAGCTCGCCGCCGGGCAGGCCCGACGCGTGCGGTTCCACTTCCATGCCGATCTGGTGTCCTTCACCGGTATCGGCGGCCGACGGATCGTCGAACCCGGCGATCTCGAACTGCGGCTCGCGACATCCAGCGCGGCCGACGACGTCAAGCAGACCGTGAAGCTGCGGCTCACCGGTCCCGAGCGCACGGTCGATCACCGGCGCCGACTCGTCTGCGACACGTCGATCGAACTGATCTGAATCCGCCCCCCACTTGAGGGGCGCCCGGGCCTCCCCGCTCCAGCTGCGGGGAGGTTCCCGAAACTTTCGACTCGGTACATTCCATCGAAGGGACATGTCATGCACAAGGCAACTCGGGCTGCCGTCGTCGGCACCGCCGCCGCGGCCCTGCTGGTTTCCACGTTCACCGTCGCCGCCAGTGCCACCGCGGAGAACGCATCCCACCACACCAAGCCGAAGAACGACGCCGCGGCCAAGACCCTCGGCGCCCTGGGCAAGCGCGCCGACCTGCGGATCGGCACGGCGGTCGACATGTCGGCGCTCGCCTCCGACGCGCCCTACCGGGCCAAGGCCGCAGGGGAGTTCTCCTCCGTCACCCCGGAGAACGTCATGAAGTGGGAGTCCGTCGAGCCGCAGCGCGGCACGTACAACTGGGCTCCCGCCGACGAGTTGGTGGACTTCGCCAAGGAGAACGGTCAGCTGGTCCGCGGTCACACGCTCGTCTGGCACAGCCAGCTGCCCGCCTGGCTGAACAACGGCGACTTCACGGCCGACGAGCTGCGGCAGATCCTGCACAAGCACATCACCGACGAGGTGACCCACTTCAAGGGCAAGATCTGGCAGTGGGACGTCGTCAACGAGGCCTTCAACGACGACGGCACCATGCGCGACAGCATCTGGCTGCAGAAGCTCGGCCCCGGCTACATCGCCGACGCCTTCCGCTGGGCGCACCAGGCCGACCCCAAGGCGACGCTCTTCATCAACGACTACAACATCGAGGGCGTCAACGCGAAGAGCACCGCCCTCTACAACCTCGTCGTACAGCTCCGCAAGGAGCACGTGCCGGTTGACGGCGTCGGCATCCAGGGACACCTGGACGTCCAGTACAGCGCCCCGCACGACATCGCCACCAACATGAAGCGCTTCGACGACCTCGGTCTGGAGACCGCGATCACCGAGGCCGACGTCCGCATCCCGATGCCCGCCGACAACACCGAGTTGGAGGCGCAGGCGGAGGCCTACGACGTACTGCTGCGGGGCTGCCTGCTGACCGAGCACTGCACCGACTTCACGGTGTGGGGCTTCACCGACAAGTACTCCTGGGTTCCCGGCGTCTTCACGGGCGAGGGCGCGGCGAACATCCTCGACGAGAACTACAAGGCCAAGGCCGCGTACAACGCGATGAGCCAGGACCTGACGCTGGCCGCAGGCAGGGACTGACAGCGCACATGATCGACAGCACGGTGGAGGCGGCGCTGTGACGGCCGGCCTCCGGATCCATGCAGTGAGGATCACCCCGGTCGCCTTTCGTGACCCGGCGCTGCTCAACGCGGTCGGCGTGCACGAACCGTACGCCCTGCGTGCGATCGTCGAGGTGGACACCGGAGAAGGCCTCGTCGGCCTCGGCGAGACCTATGCCGACGAAGGCCATCTGCGCCGGCTGCGGGCGGCTGCGGACGCCCTCATCGGCATGGGCGTGTACGCGCTCGGTGCCATGCACCGCAGGGTCGCCGAAGTCCTGTCCTCGGACAACGGAGTCGGCGGCTCGGGACTCACCGGGATGATCACCACCAGCAGCGCCGTGGACCGGGTGTTCTCCCCGTTCGAAGTGGCCTGCCTGGACCTCCAGGGCAAGGCTGCCGGTCGCCCGGTCAGTGACCTGCTCGGCGGAGCGGTACGCGAATCCGTGCCGTTCAGCGCGTACCTCTTCTACAAGTGGGCCGCGCACCCGGGACAGGAGCCGGACGACTGGGGTGCGGCACTGGATCCGGAGGCCCTCGTCGCCCAGGCGCGCCGGATGATCTCCGAGTACGGCTTCACCGCGATCAAGCTCAAGGGCGGTGTCCGGCCGCCCGCGGAGGAGGTCGAGGCGGTCCTCGCACTGCGCGAGGCCTTCCCCGACGTGCCGCTGCGGCTCGATCCCAACGCCGCCTGGAGCGTGGGGACCTCGGTCGAGGTGGCCCGCCGACTCGAGGGTGTCCTCGAGTACCTGGAGGACCCGACTCCCGAGCTGGACGGCATGGCGCAGGTGGCCAGGCGGACACCGATCCCGCTGGCCACCAACATGTGTGTCGTCGCGTTCGACCACCTGGCTCCCGCGGTCGAGCAGCGGGCGGTCCAGGTGGTGCTCTCCGACCACCACTACTGGGGTGGTCTGCACCGCTCCAAGCTGCTCTCCGGTATCTGCGACAACTTCGCCATGGGGCTGTCCATGCACTCCAACTCGCATCTGGGGATCAGTCTGGCCGCGATGACCCATCTCGCGGCCGCCACGCCGAACCTCACCTACGCCTGTGACACCCACTGGCCGTGGAAGACCGAAGAAGTCGTGGAACCGGGCGCGCTGACGTTCACCGACGGAGCCGTGCGGGTTCCGCGGGGGCCGGGGCTCGGCGTCGAACTCGACCGCGACGCGCTCGCCCGGCTGCACGAGCAGTACCTCGACTGCGGTCTGCGCAACCGGGACGACACCGGTTACATGCAGCGCATCGACCCTCACTACGAGAAGAAGACTCCGCGCTGGTGAGCGACGGCGGCTCACGGCCGCCGCGGTACCTCCGCGCATCACAGCATTGCAAGGAGCATTCATGGCTTGGCTCGACTGGGCCGCCCTCGGCGGCTATTTCCTGGTGATGCTGATCATCGGCCTCTGGTCGCACCGCCGCGTCGGTGATGTGAGCGACTACTTCACCGGTGGCGGCCGGATGCCCTGGTGGCTGTCCGGCATCTCCCACCACATGTCCGGTTACAGCGCCGCCGTGTTCGTCGCCTACGCGGCCATCGCGTACAGCTACGGCATCACGGTCTACGTGTGGGCGTTCCTGCCGCTCGCCTTCGGTACCGCCGTGGGTGCCTGGCTGTTCGCGCCGCGGTGGAACCGGCTGAGGAAGCGATACGCGGTCGCCTCACCGCTCGAATATCTGGCCAAGCGCTACAACGTGCCCACCCAGCAGGCGCTCGCCTGGAGCGGCGCCCTGCTCAAGGTGTTCGACGTGGCCGCCAAATGGGCGTCCGTCGCCGTGCTGCTCAATGTGTTCACCGGCATGTCGATGACGGCCGGCATCCTGATCACCGGCGTCGTCACCCTGCTCTACTGCACCGTGGGCGGGCTCTGGGCCGATGCGCTCACCGACTTCGGGCAGTTCGTCGTCCAGGGCGTCGCGGCGCTGGCCATGGTCTGGGTGGTGCTGGACCGTCTCGGCGACGGCATCTCCGGCCTGGGCACTCTCTGGCACAAGCTGCCCGAGGGCCATGGTCACCCGCTGGTGGGCCCCTACACCGCCACCTTTCTCGGCGCGTACGTCGTCGTGAAGCTCTTCGAGTACAACGGCGGCATGTGGAACCTGGCCCAGCGCTACATGGCCACGGACACCCCGAAGGCCGCGCGCCGTTCGGCCGGGCTCTCCGCGCTGCTGTACGTGATCTGGCCCGCGGTCCTGCTGTTCCCGCCCGTTGCCGCGGCCGTGCTGCTTCCGGACATCGCCGACCCGCAGAAGGTCTACGCGCTGATGGCGGAGTCGTACCTGCCGGCCGGACTGGTGGGTCTGACGCTCGCCGGGATGTTCTCGCACACCATGGCCATGGCCTCGTCGGACGCCAACGCCGTCTCCGCGGTCGTCACCCGGGACATCATCCCGGCGGTCGTGCGCCGCGCCAAGGAACTGCCGCCGGCCACCGGACTGCTCGTCGCGCGCGTGTGCACGGTCGTCTTCATCACCGTGAGCATGCTCGTCGCCATCGAGGCGGACCACTTCGGCGGGGTGCTGGGCATCATCGTCGGTCTGGTCGCGGCCGTGATGGGGCCGATCTCCATCCCCATGCTGCTGGGACTGCTGCCACTCTTCCGCAAGTGCGGGCCGCGGGCCGCCCTGTCCTCCTGGGCGCTGGGGCTGCTGGGCTACGTCCTGGTGAAGTTCGTGCTGGAGAGCACGGACCAGACCGTCATCATCGTCACCCCGCTGGTGACCTCGCTGGTGGTGTACGTGGTGGTCGGCCTGCTCAGCCCGGAGCCCGACGCGACGGCCGACGCGATCGTCGCCGCGGTGTCGCCCGCCCCCGACGGCGACAGCGAGCCGGCGGCCGCCGCGGTGCCGCAGGCCACCGCGTCCGGCGCCTCGGACTGACGAGGCCCGGACCTCGAACCCCTGCCCGACAACTCGTCAAGGTGCACAACCGTCCAATTTGTCATGAGTGTGAACAAAACTGGGAGAGCAGTATGGACAAGCACTTCCCGCAACATGCGAGCCGCAGATCGATTCTGGGGCTCGGACTGGGGCTCACAGCCCTGACAGCGACACCTCTCGGCTCGCTGCTCGGTCTCTCGTCGGAGGCCCTGGCCGCCGCACCGGCCGCGGCCGGACTGCCGACGGACCCCGGCGCGTACATCTCCTTCACGCCCCGCTCCGGCAGCTTCCCGCTCTTCGGATCGGGCGCGGCGGCCCCGATCCTGGTCAGCGACCGGGACCACGCGGGCGTCGTCCGGGTGGCCGGTGACCTCCAGGCCGACATCGAGCGCGTCACCGGGGTCCGCCCCGTCCTCTCGCGGGGTGCGACACCGAAGGGCCGTGAGATCGTCATCGTCGGAACCATCGGCCGCAGCCCGCTGATCGACGGACTGATCGCGGCGGGCAAGCTGAACGTCTCCGGTATCAAGGGCAAGTGGGAGACCAGCCTCCAGACCGTCGTCGAGAAGCCGCTGCCCGGCGTGGACCGCGCCTTCGTGATCGCGGGCAGCGACCAGCGCGGCACGATCTACGGTACGTACGACGTCTCCCGGGGGATCGGCGTATCGCCCTGGTACTGGTGGGACGACGTCACCCCCGTACACCGGGACGGCCTGTACGTCCTGCCCGGCCGGCACACGCAGGGCACCCCTGCCGTGAAGTACCGCGGGTTCTTCATCAACGACGAGAACCCGGCGCTCGGTACATGGGCACCGGCGTACTTCGGCCCCGGCAAGGCTCCCGGCTTCGAGGGCGGCTTCAACGCCGACTTCTACGCCAAGATCTTCGAAGTGATGCTGCGCCTCAAGGCCAACTACCTCTGGCCGGCTGTCTGGGGCCGCGCGTTCGCCGAGGACGACCCGAAGAACCACGCCACCGCGAAGGCGTACGGGGTCGTCATGGGCACCTCGCACGAGGCGCCCATGATGCGCGGTATCGAGGAGTGGAACCGGCACGCCGTCGCCGCCGTCCGGGACAGCGCGGGCAACATCACCACCCCCGGTCACGACCCCTACGGCGGCACCGGCGAGTGGTCGTTCCGGCGCAACGCCGAGGCGATCAAGGCGTACTGGGCCGACGGCATCCGCCGGATGAAGGACGAGGACTTCGAGGGCGTCGTCACCCTCGGCATGCGCGGCAACGGCGATGTCAGCCTGCCGGACGGCGACGGCATCGAGCTGATGACCGAGATCATCGCCACCCAGCGGCAGATCCTGGCCGAGGTCTCCGGCAAGGACGTCACCACGATTCCGCAGGTGTGGACCCTCTACAAGGAGGTCCAGCGGTACTGGGACCGCGGCTTGCGCGTGCCCGACGACGTCACCGTCGTCCTCACCGACGACAACTGGGCCAACATCCGTAAGCTCCCCGACCTCGAGAACGATGCGCGCGAAGGCGGTTACGGCCTCTACTACCACTTCGACTACGTGGGGGTCGGCCGCAACTACAAGTGGGTGGACACCACTTCGCTGCCGAATATGTGGGACCAGCTCCACCAGTCCGTCGCCTACGGGAACCACGGCCTCTGGGTCACCAACGTCGGCGACCTCAAGGGCAACGAACTGCCCACGCAGTTCTTCCTGGAGTACGCCTGGAACCCCGAGCGCTGGACCCTCGACCGGCTGCCGGAGTGGGAGGAGCAGTACGCCCGGCAGAACTTCGGCGAGCAGCAGGCCGAGGACATCGCCGAGGTGCTCCGCAGGTATGCGCAGCTGCAGTCCCGGCGCAAGCCCGAGCTGCTCAACCGCAGGATCA from Streptomyces sp. NBC_01707 includes the following:
- a CDS encoding glycoside hydrolase family 3 N-terminal domain-containing protein — its product is MAIPPAQHVHQASRPTAVDGPWRDPSLTPETRVADLVARMTLEEKAAQLYGVWVGADVDGDGVAPHQNDMVDPVDLDELTTRGLGQLTRPFGTAPVDPGVGAVSLARAQERIVEAGRFGVPALAHEECLAGFTAWGATAYPVPLSWGAAWNPELVTEMAHRIGRDMRSVGIHQGLAPVLDVVRDLRWGRVEETIGEDPYLVATIGTAYVRGLESAGIVATLKHFAGYAASAGARNLSPVRAGAREMADVILPPFEMALREGGARSVMHSYAEIDGVPAAADPALLTELLRDTWGFDGTVVADYFGIGFLETLHKVAADRGDAARLALSAGVDVELPTVRSYGDALVAAVRDGSVAEELVDRALNRVLLQKCELGLLDPEWSPLPAALIGADPEQARATVDLDPPENRALARQLAEQAVVLLANSGGALPLRGDGRIAVVGPRADDALAMLGCYSFPSHVGVSHPEVPMGIDIPTVLEALRGEFPGADIGSAAGCDVDGTDTSGIEAAAELARHSDVCIAVLGDRAGLFGRGTSGEGCDAADLALPGVQGELLDALLATGTPVILVLLTGRPYALGRWADRTAATVQAFFPGEEGGPALAGVLSGRVNPSGRLPVGVPHGPGGQPWTYLQPPLGLASGVSNLDPTPLHPFGHGLSYTSFEWEAGAAAPAELPTDGSTDIELTVRNSGDRDGAEVVQLYVHDPVAQTTRPESRLIGYARVQLAAGQARRVRFHFHADLVSFTGIGGRRIVEPGDLELRLATSSAADDVKQTVKLRLTGPERTVDHRRRLVCDTSIELI
- a CDS encoding endo-1,4-beta-xylanase yields the protein MHKATRAAVVGTAAAALLVSTFTVAASATAENASHHTKPKNDAAAKTLGALGKRADLRIGTAVDMSALASDAPYRAKAAGEFSSVTPENVMKWESVEPQRGTYNWAPADELVDFAKENGQLVRGHTLVWHSQLPAWLNNGDFTADELRQILHKHITDEVTHFKGKIWQWDVVNEAFNDDGTMRDSIWLQKLGPGYIADAFRWAHQADPKATLFINDYNIEGVNAKSTALYNLVVQLRKEHVPVDGVGIQGHLDVQYSAPHDIATNMKRFDDLGLETAITEADVRIPMPADNTELEAQAEAYDVLLRGCLLTEHCTDFTVWGFTDKYSWVPGVFTGEGAANILDENYKAKAAYNAMSQDLTLAAGRD
- a CDS encoding glucarate dehydratase family protein, with the translated sequence MTAGLRIHAVRITPVAFRDPALLNAVGVHEPYALRAIVEVDTGEGLVGLGETYADEGHLRRLRAAADALIGMGVYALGAMHRRVAEVLSSDNGVGGSGLTGMITTSSAVDRVFSPFEVACLDLQGKAAGRPVSDLLGGAVRESVPFSAYLFYKWAAHPGQEPDDWGAALDPEALVAQARRMISEYGFTAIKLKGGVRPPAEEVEAVLALREAFPDVPLRLDPNAAWSVGTSVEVARRLEGVLEYLEDPTPELDGMAQVARRTPIPLATNMCVVAFDHLAPAVEQRAVQVVLSDHHYWGGLHRSKLLSGICDNFAMGLSMHSNSHLGISLAAMTHLAAATPNLTYACDTHWPWKTEEVVEPGALTFTDGAVRVPRGPGLGVELDRDALARLHEQYLDCGLRNRDDTGYMQRIDPHYEKKTPRW
- a CDS encoding sodium:solute symporter family protein gives rise to the protein MAWLDWAALGGYFLVMLIIGLWSHRRVGDVSDYFTGGGRMPWWLSGISHHMSGYSAAVFVAYAAIAYSYGITVYVWAFLPLAFGTAVGAWLFAPRWNRLRKRYAVASPLEYLAKRYNVPTQQALAWSGALLKVFDVAAKWASVAVLLNVFTGMSMTAGILITGVVTLLYCTVGGLWADALTDFGQFVVQGVAALAMVWVVLDRLGDGISGLGTLWHKLPEGHGHPLVGPYTATFLGAYVVVKLFEYNGGMWNLAQRYMATDTPKAARRSAGLSALLYVIWPAVLLFPPVAAAVLLPDIADPQKVYALMAESYLPAGLVGLTLAGMFSHTMAMASSDANAVSAVVTRDIIPAVVRRAKELPPATGLLVARVCTVVFITVSMLVAIEADHFGGVLGIIVGLVAAVMGPISIPMLLGLLPLFRKCGPRAALSSWALGLLGYVLVKFVLESTDQTVIIVTPLVTSLVVYVVVGLLSPEPDATADAIVAAVSPAPDGDSEPAAAAVPQATASGASD
- a CDS encoding glycosyl hydrolase 115 family protein, whose product is MDKHFPQHASRRSILGLGLGLTALTATPLGSLLGLSSEALAAAPAAAGLPTDPGAYISFTPRSGSFPLFGSGAAAPILVSDRDHAGVVRVAGDLQADIERVTGVRPVLSRGATPKGREIVIVGTIGRSPLIDGLIAAGKLNVSGIKGKWETSLQTVVEKPLPGVDRAFVIAGSDQRGTIYGTYDVSRGIGVSPWYWWDDVTPVHRDGLYVLPGRHTQGTPAVKYRGFFINDENPALGTWAPAYFGPGKAPGFEGGFNADFYAKIFEVMLRLKANYLWPAVWGRAFAEDDPKNHATAKAYGVVMGTSHEAPMMRGIEEWNRHAVAAVRDSAGNITTPGHDPYGGTGEWSFRRNAEAIKAYWADGIRRMKDEDFEGVVTLGMRGNGDVSLPDGDGIELMTEIIATQRQILAEVSGKDVTTIPQVWTLYKEVQRYWDRGLRVPDDVTVVLTDDNWANIRKLPDLENDAREGGYGLYYHFDYVGVGRNYKWVDTTSLPNMWDQLHQSVAYGNHGLWVTNVGDLKGNELPTQFFLEYAWNPERWTLDRLPEWEEQYARQNFGEQQAEDIAEVLRRYAQLQSRRKPELLNRRITLDPAKDPAKDASAIVYDDQATPFSLTDYRELERVTEEWQQLGADAGRITRKLPASVQDAWYELVGYEVQATANLYALREAEFKNLHYAAQGRALTNDLAAAAESRLADDLALADRFNTKVADGKWQGFQTQPHIDYGDVARYGPNAPWQQPELNNVAIKDVLFPAVKRIDLPAGAEMGVAVDGSDKWWPEESSPAVLPAFSPYQSQAAQYIEVFNRGAAPFDYRIRTGASWLVADRVRGRVDKQDRITFRVDWSRAPKGVTEVPITVSGPDGREVVVQAVIDHPKERRSQLEGFVEANGYVSIEADHYSRSVGGNGITWTRIPGIGRTGAGMEPFPVTSARQTPGGGSPRLEYRVSLFTTGPVTVHAYLSPRNNALASDGLTYAVSFDDDAPQSVNVTAVTGSDDGTMNVQWARNTSDNVNRTSTVHDIGRAGVHVLKFWMVDPTVVLQNLVVDTGGLKPSYLGPQESLRLK